Proteins encoded together in one Pseudomonadota bacterium window:
- a CDS encoding 3-hydroxyacyl-CoA dehydrogenase NAD-binding domain-containing protein: protein MKTPSSQPKLPGGASDTHSRQGSLPPCQHWQADIDEHGVWRLTLDRAGSSTNVLSSAVLGELDTLLSALVDRSPRAVMFRSAKRGFIAGADITEFERLADADQAYALIRRGQLIMEQIAELPCPTVALINGFALGGGLELALACRYRVMVDEPSATLGLPEVKLGIHPGFGGTVRSIRMLGPVPAMSMMLTGRNVRAREAKRIGLVDQIVPARHLQRAGQRLALSPPPVRRRPIVQTLLDTPFTRGVLVRQLRRQVSREAREAHYPAPYAIIDLWRCHGDASHGTFLEAEARSIAALMCSHTSRHLVRVFGLQDRLKALAPRMAPARHVHVIGAGLMGGDIAAWCAMKGLRVTLQDREAKDLVPAIERAGRLFKRRLREPKAITAAYDRLLPDPDGNGIANADVIIEAIYENLEAKRTLFAKVEATARPDAVLASNTSSIRLERIREILQAPQRLIGLHFFNPVAKLPLVEVIAAPEADRAALDRGCALVKQIGKLPLPCASAPGFVVNRVLMPYLMEAFAAIEEGIELSSIDRAARDFGMPVGPVELADTIGLDVCLLVSGVFAEEFDLDVPERLKRMVAEGKLGRKAGEGFYQWRRGKPLIGPDPEDGKGRELAQRLILPMLNESIRCLREGVIEDPELLDAGIIFGTGFAPFTGGPIHYAQRRGVDTIVAELAALTERHGARFTPDSGWDTLRATP from the coding sequence GGCAAGCTGACATTGATGAGCACGGCGTGTGGCGCCTAACCCTGGACCGCGCGGGAAGCAGTACCAACGTACTCTCCAGCGCCGTGTTAGGAGAGCTCGATACGCTGCTGAGCGCGCTAGTGGACCGCTCACCCAGGGCAGTGATGTTTCGCTCTGCCAAGCGCGGCTTCATCGCCGGCGCCGATATCACGGAGTTCGAGCGCCTTGCCGACGCCGATCAGGCCTACGCGCTGATTCGCCGGGGGCAGCTGATCATGGAGCAGATCGCCGAACTCCCCTGCCCCACGGTCGCTCTGATCAACGGCTTCGCCCTGGGCGGCGGGCTGGAGCTCGCCTTGGCGTGCCGCTACCGAGTAATGGTCGACGAACCGTCTGCAACCCTTGGCCTCCCCGAGGTCAAGCTGGGGATCCACCCCGGCTTTGGCGGCACCGTGCGCAGCATTCGCATGCTCGGCCCAGTACCCGCCATGAGCATGATGCTCACGGGACGTAACGTACGTGCCCGCGAGGCCAAACGGATCGGTTTAGTCGACCAGATCGTGCCGGCACGCCATCTCCAGCGCGCCGGACAGCGCTTGGCACTCTCGCCACCCCCGGTGCGCCGACGCCCCATCGTGCAAACACTTCTCGATACGCCCTTTACCCGCGGTGTGCTAGTCCGCCAGTTACGCCGCCAGGTTAGCCGGGAAGCACGCGAGGCTCACTACCCCGCCCCCTATGCGATCATCGACCTGTGGCGATGCCACGGGGACGCCAGCCACGGCACGTTCCTGGAGGCGGAGGCGCGTTCCATCGCCGCTCTCATGTGCTCGCATACCTCTCGGCACCTGGTGCGTGTGTTCGGCCTACAAGATCGACTCAAGGCGCTGGCCCCGCGCATGGCACCCGCGCGCCACGTCCACGTGATCGGCGCGGGGCTAATGGGAGGTGACATCGCGGCGTGGTGTGCCATGAAGGGGCTACGGGTAACGCTCCAAGACCGGGAGGCGAAGGACCTCGTGCCCGCAATCGAGCGCGCCGGTCGCCTGTTCAAGCGCCGCCTGCGTGAACCGAAAGCGATCACCGCTGCCTACGACCGCTTGCTCCCCGATCCAGACGGCAACGGCATCGCCAATGCCGACGTCATCATCGAAGCAATCTACGAGAACCTGGAGGCCAAGCGCACCCTGTTCGCCAAGGTGGAAGCGACAGCGCGGCCAGATGCGGTGCTTGCAAGCAACACTTCCAGCATCCGTCTCGAGCGCATTCGCGAGATCTTGCAGGCGCCGCAACGACTGATCGGCCTACACTTCTTCAATCCAGTTGCCAAACTGCCGCTGGTGGAGGTGATCGCTGCCCCCGAAGCCGACAGGGCCGCGCTGGATCGCGGGTGCGCCTTGGTAAAGCAGATCGGTAAACTGCCGTTACCCTGCGCCAGCGCACCCGGCTTCGTCGTCAATAGGGTGCTCATGCCCTACTTAATGGAGGCGTTCGCCGCCATCGAAGAGGGCATTGAGCTCTCGTCTATCGACCGCGCGGCTAGGGACTTCGGCATGCCGGTTGGCCCGGTGGAACTTGCCGATACGATCGGCCTGGACGTCTGTCTACTCGTCTCCGGCGTGTTCGCTGAGGAGTTCGACCTCGACGTACCTGAGAGGCTGAAGCGCATGGTGGCCGAGGGCAAGCTGGGGCGAAAGGCAGGCGAAGGTTTCTATCAATGGCGCCGAGGCAAGCCCCTCATCGGCCCTGACCCGGAGGACGGAAAGGGACGTGAGCTGGCCCAGCGCCTGATCTTGCCCATGCTCAACGAATCCATTCGTTGCCTGCGAGAAGGTGTCATCGAAGATCCCGAGCTGCTAGATGCAGGCATCATCTTCGGCACCGGATTCGCGCCCTTCACGGGTGGCCCCATC